The genomic segment ATAATGTATTTGAGAAGGCACTCCTAACATTAGTGCTATTATCGTATATTCAAGCCTTTGTAGATGGCAACAAGCGGACGGCAAGAATCACAAGTAATGCTATCTTAATAGCAAATGGCTATTGCCCGATTTCTTTCCGAACCGTTGACTCCATCGACTATAAGAAGGCTATGCTCATGTTTTATGAACAGAATAACATTGCTGCTTTCAAGAAAATCTTTATAGAGCAGTTCTTGTTTGCTGTGAAGACGTATTTTTAGAGAGAATTGAGATAATTTTCTCGCTTGTGCCACGATTTGACACACCTGACCATTATCTTTGCAGCTGTAAACATTAAAAACAAGGAATTATGGCACAGATTACAATCAATATCCAGACGTTGGACTGGACAATGGGGGAAACCGTAGGCTTGCACTTGATGTTGAAGAAAGACAGCAAGGCAAGAATCGCTTGGGGCGATGGAAAGGTACAGGTCGTGACAGGTAAACAGAAACCTGCTTCCGAAAAGTTGGCTTGGGTGGAGGCTGGTCATTCCTATCCTGAGAAGGGCATGTACTACACCATTACCATCTGTTCGGAAGAGGAAGATGCCATTATCGGATTTGATGGATGTGGCATGTTCGAGGTGAAAACCTTTGATGTGATTCTCACGGAATGTCCTAACTTGCGTATCTTGGGCTATTCTGGGTATGGCGAGGAGAAACTCGACGTGAGCAAGAATCCTTTGCTGGAGTTCATCGACTTCCACGAGATAAGAAACGAGAAGTTGGATTTCTCTGCCAATCTACTCTTGGAGGAGTTGCATATTGATGGAGCCAAAGATTTGGTGTCTTTGAATTTGAGCAAGAACGACAAGTTGCGTCGCTTGGACATCTTCATGTGCCACAATCTCCAGCATCTTGCCTTGAGCAATCAGTCGCAGCTGAATGAGGTGGATTTCGCTCTCACTCATCTCCGTCCCAAAGACTTGGAGTATTTGGAGAAGACGTTGAAGCGAAACTCTCCCTACAAGATACGGGGAGGAAGTTTTGGCGATGATAAGATAATAGAAGTTAGTAATGGTGAAATCGTAGGTGAAGATGAAGGAAAACTGGATTCAACTTATCGATACAATTGAGAAAGATCCGTTTGAAACGGAGGCTTTCTTCGCTTTGATGGATTATGTGGGCGAAGCGTCGGATGATGACAAGCGCAGAGTTGTACAAGAAGTAGAGCGTCGCATCAAGATGATTGCCCGTTATGATGCGGACAAGAGTTTCCGTTTCCGTAAGTTCAGCGAGCAGGAGCGGGAGGTGCTTGATTCCCTTTGGAGTACTCGGGTAAAGATTCTCAATGTGATGATGTTAAATCCTACAGAGGAAGAAATCGAGCGTTTGGGACATCAGAACGACAAACTCCGTGAGTTGTCGAAGGATGCCTTTGCGCAAGGTCGCAACCTCTGGAAGTCTTTGTTGCACTCACCGAGCTTGATGGCAAACGAGGATTATTATGATGTGGAGGAGCACGTTGATTTCAGTTGGAATGATGAGGATTCCGTCCTCAAGATGGATAATGATGACTATTATGGCTCAGACTTCGAGTATATGCTCCATTTTCATTGCAATTTTAGGGATAGTGGGCGGTATTCGTATGGGGAACCTTTAGTGGCTGATGATGGCACGTCGTGGAATCTTGATTATCTGGATAATCCTGCCTTTGGCAAGTTTTGCATCTGCCATCTCCTTCACTCGCTCCATAGTCATGAGCATTACTCTTTGCCAGACATCCTCCGTATGGATGATTTTTGGACGGATGTCAGCTTGAGATATGAGCGAGAGGTGTATCAATGGAAAAAAGGAAACGTATTCTTTAAAGAGGAAGTAAATGGAAAAGGAATGGAAAAAACTGATTGATGAAGTTGAGAACAACCGTAGCTATAGTTCGGAGCCTAACTTCAAATTTGTAGACTTTATAAGAGAAAAGTCTACGATAGAGGATAAGCGTGCCATCGTGCAAGATGTGGAACGTCGTATCAAGAAGGTGGTGAATCGGGAGGATAATAATCCAGATGGGTTCTTCCGTAACTTCAGTGATACGGAGCGGGATTTGCTGGACGATTTGCTCGGGCTTCGTGAGGTGACGCTCGATGAGATGATGCTTCATCCTACTGCTGCCGAGGTGGAACGATTGAGCAAGTTGAACGACAAACTCTACAAGCTCACCTTGGAGTGTTTTGAGCAGTGCCGTAACCTTTGGCTTACGCTCTACCGTTCGCCATACAAGGTGGACGACCGTTTCTGCTACGACTTGGACAGTACGCTTCGATTCGAGTATGCTGACAAAGACTCGGTCTTGCATCTGGAGAATGATGACTATTACGGTTCCGACTTCGACTATATGATTCATCTGACAGATGAGTTGCTCAGTACAGGACATTGCAAGATGGATACCATCGTGGATGGTGCGTCTGCCAACTTTTTCGGCAACGAAGAGGATACATTGAGAGAGTTGACTGATACGCTCGACGATGGCACGTCGTGGGCGGAAGGCTATCTGCACAACAAGGCGTATGACCATTTGTGTATCTGTTATGCGATGCATGCCTTGCATACTCATGAGCCTTGGTGCCTGCCAGACATTCTTCGTATGGATGATTTCACTATTAATGTGAAATTGAATTATGAGCGCAGCGTGTCAGAGCAGCGAGATATTCATTATCCTGATGTAAACGAGAATGACCCTCATTGGCCTGAGGGTGTGCCTTGTTTGGAAAGGTGAAAAATAATTTGTGATGCAATAAAAATAAAATTAGAACGTCATATATAAAAATAGAAGATTATGAAGTTAGCAGAAGCATTGAGCATCAGAGCCGACTTGCAGAAGAGAGTGGCTCAACTGAAAGAACGTATCAAGGAGAGCGCCAAGGTACAGGAGGGCGATGAACCTTGCGATAACGTGGAGGAACTGTACAAGGAACTGGACGAAGCACTCGTCCAGTTGGAAGACTTGATTTATCGCATCAACATCACCAACGTTCAGATAGTTCAGGACGGAGACTCCTTGACTCGATTGATAGCCAAGAGAGACGTCTTGTCGATGCGTGTCAAGGCATTGAAAGAGGTGGTGAACTACGTAGCTGCCAACGATACTCGCTTTGGCAGAAACGAACTGAAATATGTTAGAACCATAGATATAAAGACTCTTCGTAAGGAGGCTGATACCTATGCCAAGCAGTATCGGGAACTCGACCTGAAAATTCAGAGTTTGAACTGGACTGTAGATTTGCAAGACTTGCCCCGATAATGGAGCGAGGATTGAAATTTTCATTGAGTAGATTAAAATTTTCGGAGAAAAGATAGAGGCAGCAAGAGGCTGACATCAGGCAATAGGTCTGTGTTAGCATTATTAAAAATTCATGTGTTTCATGCAAAGAGACGAGTTTGTTCACAGTTCATTTCAAGCATCGGGCACAAGTGTATCGCGCATTGGTATATGACAAAAGTCAGAAACGCCAGCATTTAGCATTACCATTTTGTTGGCTATCTTTTCTCCTTTTCTTTTTAGGCATTTCTCGTAAATATTCATTAGATTTTTAGAGATTATGGACAATCGTGTAAAATTCTATAGTTGGCTGATAGGTCTCTTGGATCGTAAGCATCTTACCTTTGAGGAGATTGCTAATGAGTGGCGTGATGCCAACGCTAATCAGGATGAGGATGAGCTGGACAAACGTACCTTTCATCGTTATCGTGAAAATATCCAGTCGCAGTTTGGCATTACTGTGGAATGCGACAAGAGCGATGGCTATCGGTATTATCTGAAGCGTGATCCGATTGCTAATGATGATGTGACGGAATGGATGCTGAGTTCCCTGCGGTTGGCTTCGTTAGGTGATATGCTGAAGTTTCACAATAAGGTGATGCTCGATACACCGCCATATAACACGGAATATCTGGATGATATTCTTGCTGCGATAGATAAGCAATATCTACTGAAGTTTAAATACGTTTCGGGTTTCGGAGCAGAGAGCGATATCGTGCTACAACCGGCTTTCGTGAGATATTATAAGCAGAGATGGTATGTTGTGGGAGTAAAGAAACAACGTTCGGTGTCCGAAGGGAAAGCCAATTCAAATGCAGAGGTAGATGTGAGAAAACTCGTTCGCTGTCTTCCTTTCGACCGCATCAGTTTCCTGAAGCTTATTTGCGAAAAGCATCCGTTGTCGGCAAAGATGAAGAAGTTTCTGACTCCAGAGAATTATTATGAAGATTGCTTTGGCATCTATCGGATGGAAGATGTGCCCGTGGAGAAAATCCGCATCCGTGCCTTCTATCCGGAATACAATTACATCGAGGAGGTTCCGCTGCACGAGAGTCAGCAGAAAGTGAAGGAGTCGAAAGACGGAATGTATCGGGAATATACCATCACCATTCGCCCCAGCCGTGATTTCCTTCAGGAACTGTTGTGGCATGGCAGAAATATCATAGTACTGAAGCCTGAGAGCTTGAGGCAGGAGATGATTGGTATCTTAAAGGATATGACGAAGAGTTATGAGACGGGCGAATGCCTGAATGGGGAGGAATAAAAGAATCCTCAGATTGAGAATACACTGTGTGCCCAATCTGAGAAATTCCTGTTATTTATATTCCTTCTGTCAGGAATTTGCGAAGATGCAGGTGCGTGATGCCGTCATCATCATTTTTGGTGAGCAGAGGAGTCATGGAGATAACGTACTTTGGATAGTTGTCCTTGATGGCACGGAGATTGCCAAACTCACGCTCTCTGGTTGCATCGTCGGCTATGATATAGGAAGCTTGCACGTAGATGCGTTCGCCGCCTGGCTTGGTACAAACAAAGTCGATTTCTCCAACTTGCAGTTGTCCTACATAAACTTGATAGCCCAAGCGTATTAGGTTCTGATAGATGATATTCTCTATCACTATCTCAATGTCTCCTTCACGTGTTCCCCCGGCAATGGCATTTCTAATGCCGTTGTCTTCAAAATAAAACTTATCGTTGGTTTCAAGGATACGTTTTCCGTGGATGTCATAGCGGTTCACCTTGTGCAGAATATAGGCTTCACAAAGGAAGGATATGTAATTGGTGATAGCTGCCGAAGCAATGGATTCTCCTTGAGATTTCATATATTTGGAGATACTGTTGGCTGAGATGAGTTTACCTGTATTATCAGCAAGGAAACGCACCAGGTTCTCTAAGAATGGCACGTTTCTTATCTGGTTGCGCATAATGACATCCTTAAGTAAGATGGTATGGTAAATATCCATCTGGTATTCACGTGCATCATCCTCTTCCAGTCCTATCTTTGCCAGACCAGGTAAACCGCCATACTGAATGTACAGAGCAAGTGCTTCGTCATTATCTGATAGTTGATGAAATTCCAGAAACTCGTTATAGCTCAGCGATTGGATATAGATTTCCTTATATCTGCCACCGATAAGAGTGCTCAGTTCATTGCTCAGCATGCGAGCATTGCTACCTGTGATGATAATGTCGGTGTTGGGTTCTGTGCGATAACTTCGGATGGAGCGTTCAAATTCCCTGATGTCTTGTATCTCATCGATAAGGATATAGTTATGTTTATCGGATAAAAAGTGCTCTCCGATATAGTCGTTGAGATCCTGATAGCTCTGAATGTAGTCAAACTCTCTTTTCTCCTTATCTATAAAGATGATATTGTTGCTGTCATCTGCCTTCTTACGGTCACGAATCATCTTCATCATGTAGCTTTTTCCTACACGACGTTGACCTACTAATACGATGATGGTCTCCTTTCCAAGATACTTTTCTATCTTGTCGATATATGATTGACGAATAATAGTTGCCATATTTTTATCACTTATAAATGAAACTTTTTGCAAATATACGAAAAGTTTCACTTATAAGTGATAAAACTTATCTATTTTTGTTTTTTATAACTTATAGATGGTATCGTTTCAATGATATTAAATGCTTGTTGTAACAATTAATCTTCCTTCAGATACCAGTCTTTGATGTATCCGGAATAATGTTTGGCAAACTCCTCGGCTTGTCCAGGAGCGCAGACCTTTACTTTCCTGGCTGGAATACCCGCCCAAATCTCATGTGCAGGAACCTTGGTGCCATGGGTAACTACAGCTCCTGCAGCAATGATAGCTCCTTCACCAATGTCAGCCTTGTCAAGCACAGTGGCATTCATTCCGATGAGAGCACCTTTTCTAACGGTAGCTCCATGAACGATGGCCCCATGTCCCACAGATACATCATCCTCCAAAATGCAAGGCATCGTACCGGTTTGATGGATGCAGGCGCAATCCTGCACATTTACCCTGTTTCCACATCTGATGGCATCCACGTCAGAACGCAATACCGCACTATACCAGATGCTGCAGTCATCGCCAAGAATACAGTCGCCGGTCAGTACGGCATTCTCAGCGATAAAACAATTCTTTCCCCATTGAGGAGTCTTTCCCTCTACTGTCTTTATAATAGCCATATTGAATATATATTTAAATTTGGGTGCAAAGGTAATAAAAATATTGAAATCATACGCAGCATTTTACAGAAAAAGGGTTGCAATCCTCGAAAAGATGGATTGCAACCCTTTATACCTTATTATATATAAGAGTTAAGATAACTCTATCATATATTCAAATGTGGAAGCTGATTACAGTTGAGCCAACTCTACAACCTTATCTACTGCAGCGCTCAAGCCGTCCTTGTTCTTACCGCCAGCCTGAGCATAGTGAGGCTGACCGCCACCGCCACCCTGAATCAACTTGGCAGCTTCGCGAATCATCTTACCTGCGTTCAATCCGTGATCCTTTACCATATCATCGCTGAACATTACGCTGAGCATAGGCTTGTCGTTATAAACAGAACCTACTACGCAGATCATGTTCTCTGGCAAAGCCTCGCGAACCTTGAATACCAAATCCTTGGCAGCTGCTGGCTCCATAGGTAATACGGCTGTAACAACCTTCACACCATTGATTTCTTTTGCGTTCTCTACAAGCTTATCCTTGGCACGCTCTACAGCCTGAGCCTGGAACTTCTCAACATCCTTCTTCAAGGCATCGTGCTCGTCGATGTACTTTCTGATGACACCCTCAAGATCCTTGGCGTTGTTGAACAAGCCCTTCAGGGCTACAATGGTATCCTGTAAGCCGTAGATAGCCTCCTCGCAAGCCTTGCCTGTCAAAGCCTCGATACGGCGGATGCCGGCTGCTACGCTGCTCTCAGAGATGATCTTGAAGAAACCAATCTTACCGGTGCTCTTGGCGTGAATACCACCACAGAACTCAGCAGATGGACCGAAGCGAACCACACGAACCTTGTCGCCATACTTCTCGCCGAAGAGGGCGATAGCGCCAAGCTCCTTAGCCTCCTCGATAGGAGTATCGCGGTGCTCATCCAATGGATAGTCGGCACGGATCATCTCGTTTACCATGCGCTCTACCTTGCGGAGCTCCTCGTCTGTTACCTTCTGGAAGTGAGAGAAGTCGAAACGCAAGGTGTCCTTATCTACATAAGAACCCTTCTGCTCTACGTGCTCGCCCAAAACCTGCTTCAGGCAGTAGTCGAGCAAGTGGGTAGCTGTATGGTTGGCTGCACTTCCCTCGCGGTTCTCGATATCTACGCAAGCCATGAAATCAGCGTTTACATTCTTTGGCAACTCCTTTACGATGTGGATGCTCTGGTTGTTCTCGCGCTTGGTGTCGATAACCTGGATGGTCTCGTTCTCGCTAACGAGTACACCCTTGTCGCCAACCTGTCCACCCATCTCACCGTAGAATGGAGTGTTGTCGAGTACCAACTCATAGAAAGAGTTCTTCTTCTGAGTCACCTTGCGGTAGCGCAGGATGTGGCACTCATATTCTGTATAGTCGTAACCTACGAAGTTCTGGTCGCCTTCCTTCAAAACCTCCCAGTCGCCGTTCTCTACGGCAGCAGCATTGCGGGCACGCTCTTTCTGCTTCTTCATCTCCTCGTCGAAGCCTGCAGCATCTACGGTGTAACCATTCTCACGGCAGATAAGCTCTGTCAGGTCGAGAGGGAAACCATAGGTATCGAAGAGGCGGAATGCGCTCACGCCATCAAGCTGAGTCTCGCCATGAGCCTTGAGCTCGTCCATATCGCCATTGAGGAGGTTGATACCCTTCTCCAAGGTGCGGAGGAATGAATCCTCTTCCTCTTTCATCACGCGGGTGATGAGCTCCTGCTGAGCAGGCAACTCTGGGAAGGCTGCACCCATCTGCTCTACCAATACATTGACGAGCTTGTACATGAATGCCTGCTTCTGACCGAGGAATGTGTAAGCGTAACGTACGGCACGGCGCAAGATGCGTCGGATAACGTAACCTGCCTTGGCGTTGCTTGGCAACTGGCCATCGGCGATAGAGAAGGCTACGGCACGGAGGTGGTCGGCGCAGACACGCATAGCGATGTCGATTTTCTCCTGCTCATCCTTACCCTCCCCATTCTCACCTGTAGGAGTAGTGAAGCCATACTTCTTGCCAGAGATAGCCTCGATTTCCTTGATGATTGGCTGGAAGATATCAGTATCATAGTTAGAGTGCTTGTCCTGCAACATGCGAACCAAGCGCTCGAAGCCCATACCTGTATCGATAACGTGCATTGGGAGTGGTTCGAGAGAACCGTCAGCCTTGCGGTTGTACTGCATGAACACGATGTTCCAGATTTCGATGACCTGAGGGTTATCCTTGTTTACCAACTCACGGCCTGGCACCTGAGCCTTCTCCTCTGGAGTACGAGAATCCACGTGAATCTCTGAGCAAGGACCGCAAGGACCTGTTTCGCCCATCTCCCAGAAGTTGTCGTGCTTGTTACCGTTGATGATGTGGTCGGCTGGCACGTGCTTAGCCCAGTAACCTGCAGCCTCGTTGTCGCGTTCCAGACCTTCCACTTTGCTACCCTCGAATACGGTAACGTAGAGATCGGAAGGGTTGAGCTTCAAAACTTCAGTAAGATACTCCCATGCCATATCGATGGCGCCTTCCTTAAAGTAGTCGCCGAAGCTCCAGTTACCGAGCATCTCGAACATGGTGTGGTGGTAAGTATCGTGACCCACCTCTTCGAGGTCGTTGTGCTTACCGCTTACACGGAGACATTTCTGAGTATCAACACGACGAACATCCTTGCCTGGGTCTTTTGTACCGAGGATGATGTCTTTCCACTGGTTCATACCAGCGTTTGTAAACATCAGCGTTGGGTCATCCTTGATAACCATAGGTGCTGATGGAACAATCTTGTGGCCTTTACCTTCGAAGAACTTCTTGAAGGATTCGCGCACTTCATTAGCTGTCATCATATCTTTTTTATATTTATCTTTAATTTCTTTTTCCTGTTTTGGAGAGGGGATTGAGTATCCTCTCAGAAAATATTTTTGCCCTTTAGGGCATTTTCTTCCGAAAATCTTTGCAAAGATAAGAAGAATTGTTTAATTTTGCAACTAAATTAATTATTTTTGAAATTAAAGACGGAAAAAATGGCAATAATTCCAGATAAAACAACGAAATTGTACTATTCGATCAAGGAAGTAGGTGAAATGTTTGGTCTAAACGACTCTACGTTGAGATATTGGGAAAAGGAGTTTCCTTTTCTCAAACCGAAGGTTGCTGGCAATAAAGTGCGTCAGTATACCGATAAGGATATTGAGCAGGTAAGGCTCATCTACAACCTTATCAAAGTGAAGGGATTGAAGATTGCGGCTGCCCGCAAGTATCTGAACCAAAACAGAACGGGTGCCGAGAAATCTTCTGAAGTTCTCGACACCCTTATTTCTGTAAGAGACCAGCTCAAAGAACTCAAAAAGCAGCTCGATGGACTGGTTTAGTAACTTTGGACTTTATGATTAGCTAGGGTTACCACGCTTCTTCGCCGAAGACATTCTTGATGGTAACTTTAGCAGCTTCTTTCTTGGTGAGCTGACGGCTCCAGGCTACGCGTGCCTTGGTTGCAGCACCTGCACCGTGGTTGTTATATTCGCTGTAGCGGGCTGTCTGTTCGTTGCTCTGCTTGCCCCAGTTGTGCCATCCTTCTGGACGGATGTGGCTGCCCATTTCGCAATTCATGAAGAGGGTAGCTGCATAAGGGCGCCATGGACGGCCCAGATAAACCTTGTCTACACCTGGCTCGGCGGTAAGCTTGCACTTGTTGAATACATAGCCATATTCCTGACCGGCAGGACTGGATGCAGCTGTGATGTAGCTGTTGGCCTTGCTGCGAATCTCACAATTCTCAAACCATGCTCTTCCCGGACCAAAGATGAAATCGGTGGTTCCTTCGATGTAGCAATCATAGAAGGCTGAACGGTTGTTGGCTATACCTGTATAAACGGTATCCTGATTGCCCAGCAGACGGCAGTTCTGAACCAGGATATGATCGCCTTCAAGATGCAGGGAGACTGCTTGTCCCAGTTTGGCTGCATTGTTCTCGATGGTGATGTTTTTCAGGGTGATGTAACTGCCCTGTACCTTCAGGGTATAAGTGCGGAATGTGCCCATCGGTTTACCCTTTACAGCTGCTTCTGAATCGAGTCCACCTACAGGCATCTTGATGTTGGCATGATCGTCCCATGTGATGATGGTGTTATCACGGTCTTCACCACAGATGGTGATGTTGGTGAGCCATGAAGGGAGGATGAGTTTCTCCTTGTATACGCCTTTCTTTACGTAGATTACCTTGCTGTAATCCATGAAAGCGCGACATACTTCGATGGCTTCGTCTATGGTGCGGAATTCGCCGGTACCATCACGGGAAACTACAATCGTGTCGGGGTTGTCATACTTGTTGGCTGCTGCCAGAGGCAACAGGGTCAACATCATTAAAAATGATAAGAATAATTTTTTCATATTGTTTTTAAGCTTGTTGTTTTGAATCTGTTTTTATAAGATGTTGAAATCTGTATGATTTCATAGAGAATCGCCAGATTTAAATCCGGCGATTCTCTATGATTTATCTTTTCTTTATTATCATAAACTCCTAAGTTACAGGATTCTCTGTACTTCCTGCAGATCATCGATATTTCGGAGTTGATTCATAATAATTTTGACTTCTTCGCGGTCGTGAACACGGAGTTCGATTGTTCCGTCGAAGATGCCGTTATCACTACTGATTGTTATCTTGTGGATATTGATGCCTAACTGGTCACTAATCACCTTACTTACATCCAGCAGCATGCCCTTACGGTCGATACCCTTGATTTCGATGGTAGCATCGAAGAGTATCTGCTTGTGCATATCCCATTTGGCATCTACGATGCGGTTGCCGAAACTGGACTTCAGTTTGGCTGCTATGCTGCAAGAGCGCTTATGTATTTCAATGCGGTTCTTGTTGTCGATAAAGCCCATGACGTCATCGCCAGGAATCGCATGGCAGCAGCTAGGGAAGATAAACTGGTTGATATTCTCCTCGGTCAGGATGAGTGGCTTCTTCTTGTTGAAGTCTTTACCCACCACGAAAAGTTCCTGAGGTTTCACGATGCCTTTTTCTGGAGCCTTCTCCTTGCTCTTGCCTAGGAATGGGATATAATTGCGCCAGCTGCTGGCCTGCTGTTTCTTAGGATTGCCCTGCAACTCATCGAAGTCTTTATCGCCTAGGATAATCTGATGGTCTCCCAATGACTGGAAGAGGGTTTCAGGCTTCTGGATATTATGAAAATCGCATAGGCGGTCTACCACCGATGCACTCATCTCGATGCTGTTCTTCTTGAGCCATTCGGTGAGTATGTTTTCTCCTTTCTTCTGAACCTCTCGTGAATCGCGGCGCAGGATGGCAAGAATCTTGCTCTTTGCCTTGGCCGAACTGACGAAGTTTACCCATTCTTCCTGTACATGCTGGCTCTTGGAAGTAAGAATCTCAACCTGGTCGCCACTTTGCAGCTTATGGCTCAGCGGAACCAGCTTATGGTTTACCTTGGCTCCGATACAGTGGCTGCCCAGGAAAGTATGAATCTGGAAGGCGAAGTCGAGAGCAGTACAGCCTGCCGGCATCGTCTTGATTTCTCCCTTTGGTGTGAAGACGAAGATTTCTGAAGCATAGAGGTTCAGCTTGATGGCATCGAGGAAGTCCATGGCATCCGGCTGCGGATCGTCCAGAATCTCCTTGATGGTGCTGAGCCAGTCGTTCAGTTCGTTCTCATCTTCTGTATATTCACCTTCGTTACCTTCTTTGTATTTCCAGTGGGCAGCAAACCCCTTTTCTGCTACCTCGTCCATACGGTCGGAACGAATCTGCACTTCTATCCATCTTCCCTGCTTACTCATCAGGGTAACGTGGAGTGCCTGATAACCGTTTGCTTTCGGATGGTTCAACCAGTCGCGCAGACGGTCAGGATGGCTCTTGTAGATTTTGCTGATGGCTACGTAGATATTGAAGCATTCGTTTACTTCGTTTGCTCTCACCTTTGGCGTAAAGATGATGCGCACAGCAAGAATGTCGTAAATCTCATCGAAGGTAACGTGCTTGTTCTGCATCTTGTTCCAAATAGAATAAGGGCTCTTCACGCGTGCTTTGATTTTGTATTCTACGCCTAACTTGTCGAGTTCTTCGCGGATAGGTGCAGTAAAACTCTCGAAGAGGGTATCGCGCTGCGATTCGGTATCGGCAAGTTTATGCTCTATGTTGGCATACTCCTGTGGATGGTCGTAGCGGAAGCTGAGGTCTTCGAGTTCGGTCTTGATTTTGTTCAAGCCCAATCGGTTGGCGAGAGGTGCATAAATATACAAGGTTTCGCCCGCAATCTTGTATTGTTTGTTGGCCGGTTGCGATTCCAGCGTGCGCATGTTGTGCAGGCGGTCACAAATCTTGATAAGGATAACACGGATGTCATCGCTCATAGTGAGCAATAGCTTTTTGAAGTTTTCTGCCTGTGCTGATGCCTTATCGCCGAAGATTCCACCACTGATCTTGGTGAGTCCATCAACGATTTGTGCCACTTTAGCTCCAAAGATGTTTGAGATATCTTCTACGGTGTAGTCGGTATCTTCTACCACATCATGAAGCAGTGCGGCACAGATGCTCGTTGAGCCGAGCCCCATCTCCTCGCAGGCTATTTGAGCCACAGCGATAGGGTGCATGATATATGGTTCGCCCGAGAGGCGGCGCACACCTTTGTGCGCCTGTCGGGCGAAGTTGAATGCCTTGGTCACTATATCTACCTTCTTGCGGTGTCGCGAACTCAGGTAGGTGTCAAGCAGGTGTTGAAAGGCATCGCCAATCAACTGGTTGTCAGCCTGCTCTCTTTCGAGGTCTTTCAAGTTCTGG from the Segatella copri genome contains:
- a CDS encoding ATP-binding protein, giving the protein MATIIRQSYIDKIEKYLGKETIIVLVGQRRVGKSYMMKMIRDRKKADDSNNIIFIDKEKREFDYIQSYQDLNDYIGEHFLSDKHNYILIDEIQDIREFERSIRSYRTEPNTDIIITGSNARMLSNELSTLIGGRYKEIYIQSLSYNEFLEFHQLSDNDEALALYIQYGGLPGLAKIGLEEDDAREYQMDIYHTILLKDVIMRNQIRNVPFLENLVRFLADNTGKLISANSISKYMKSQGESIASAAITNYISFLCEAYILHKVNRYDIHGKRILETNDKFYFEDNGIRNAIAGGTREGDIEIVIENIIYQNLIRLGYQVYVGQLQVGEIDFVCTKPGGERIYVQASYIIADDATREREFGNLRAIKDNYPKYVISMTPLLTKNDDDGITHLHLRKFLTEGI
- a CDS encoding MerR family transcriptional regulator, coding for MAIIPDKTTKLYYSIKEVGEMFGLNDSTLRYWEKEFPFLKPKVAGNKVRQYTDKDIEQVRLIYNLIKVKGLKIAAARKYLNQNRTGAEKSSEVLDTLISVRDQLKELKKQLDGLV
- a CDS encoding gamma carbonic anhydrase family protein; this translates as MAIIKTVEGKTPQWGKNCFIAENAVLTGDCILGDDCSIWYSAVLRSDVDAIRCGNRVNVQDCACIHQTGTMPCILEDDVSVGHGAIVHGATVRKGALIGMNATVLDKADIGEGAIIAAGAVVTHGTKVPAHEIWAGIPARKVKVCAPGQAEEFAKHYSGYIKDWYLKED
- a CDS encoding helix-turn-helix transcriptional regulator, producing MDNRVKFYSWLIGLLDRKHLTFEEIANEWRDANANQDEDELDKRTFHRYRENIQSQFGITVECDKSDGYRYYLKRDPIANDDVTEWMLSSLRLASLGDMLKFHNKVMLDTPPYNTEYLDDILAAIDKQYLLKFKYVSGFGAESDIVLQPAFVRYYKQRWYVVGVKKQRSVSEGKANSNAEVDVRKLVRCLPFDRISFLKLICEKHPLSAKMKKFLTPENYYEDCFGIYRMEDVPVEKIRIRAFYPEYNYIEEVPLHESQQKVKESKDGMYREYTITIRPSRDFLQELLWHGRNIIVLKPESLRQEMIGILKDMTKSYETGECLNGEE
- a CDS encoding DIP1984 family protein, yielding MKLAEALSIRADLQKRVAQLKERIKESAKVQEGDEPCDNVEELYKELDEALVQLEDLIYRINITNVQIVQDGDSLTRLIAKRDVLSMRVKALKEVVNYVAANDTRFGRNELKYVRTIDIKTLRKEADTYAKQYRELDLKIQSLNWTVDLQDLPR
- the alaS gene encoding alanine--tRNA ligase; this encodes MMTANEVRESFKKFFEGKGHKIVPSAPMVIKDDPTLMFTNAGMNQWKDIILGTKDPGKDVRRVDTQKCLRVSGKHNDLEEVGHDTYHHTMFEMLGNWSFGDYFKEGAIDMAWEYLTEVLKLNPSDLYVTVFEGSKVEGLERDNEAAGYWAKHVPADHIINGNKHDNFWEMGETGPCGPCSEIHVDSRTPEEKAQVPGRELVNKDNPQVIEIWNIVFMQYNRKADGSLEPLPMHVIDTGMGFERLVRMLQDKHSNYDTDIFQPIIKEIEAISGKKYGFTTPTGENGEGKDEQEKIDIAMRVCADHLRAVAFSIADGQLPSNAKAGYVIRRILRRAVRYAYTFLGQKQAFMYKLVNVLVEQMGAAFPELPAQQELITRVMKEEEDSFLRTLEKGINLLNGDMDELKAHGETQLDGVSAFRLFDTYGFPLDLTELICRENGYTVDAAGFDEEMKKQKERARNAAAVENGDWEVLKEGDQNFVGYDYTEYECHILRYRKVTQKKNSFYELVLDNTPFYGEMGGQVGDKGVLVSENETIQVIDTKRENNQSIHIVKELPKNVNADFMACVDIENREGSAANHTATHLLDYCLKQVLGEHVEQKGSYVDKDTLRFDFSHFQKVTDEELRKVERMVNEMIRADYPLDEHRDTPIEEAKELGAIALFGEKYGDKVRVVRFGPSAEFCGGIHAKSTGKIGFFKIISESSVAAGIRRIEALTGKACEEAIYGLQDTIVALKGLFNNAKDLEGVIRKYIDEHDALKKDVEKFQAQAVERAKDKLVENAKEINGVKVVTAVLPMEPAAAKDLVFKVREALPENMICVVGSVYNDKPMLSVMFSDDMVKDHGLNAGKMIREAAKLIQGGGGGQPHYAQAGGKNKDGLSAAVDKVVELAQL
- a CDS encoding pectinesterase family protein; translation: MKKLFLSFLMMLTLLPLAAANKYDNPDTIVVSRDGTGEFRTIDEAIEVCRAFMDYSKVIYVKKGVYKEKLILPSWLTNITICGEDRDNTIITWDDHANIKMPVGGLDSEAAVKGKPMGTFRTYTLKVQGSYITLKNITIENNAAKLGQAVSLHLEGDHILVQNCRLLGNQDTVYTGIANNRSAFYDCYIEGTTDFIFGPGRAWFENCEIRSKANSYITAASSPAGQEYGYVFNKCKLTAEPGVDKVYLGRPWRPYAATLFMNCEMGSHIRPEGWHNWGKQSNEQTARYSEYNNHGAGAATKARVAWSRQLTKKEAAKVTIKNVFGEEAW